A window of the Bombus huntii isolate Logan2020A chromosome 8, iyBomHunt1.1, whole genome shotgun sequence genome harbors these coding sequences:
- the LOC126869053 gene encoding homeodomain-interacting protein kinase 2 isoform X8, which yields MPFESRWPESAWNHTKAHGMCDMFIQTQQTSSVNGSSSSSSSSSNNTVHHHSKKRKLEYNVSQPVIQHALVQSTGDYQLDNTGLQQRYSVNGANTAFSSLHNNNALQKSSPNQQTLVRASTIKLLDTYQRCGQKRKTWSREGNGDGLAVHSANATNAVGSTVVSQHHNQQQQQLQQQQQQQQQQQHKQTGMTAHSKQVTNAANGGGGSNPQGDGDYQLVQHEVLYSMTNQYEVLEFLGRGTFGQVVKCWKKGTNEIVAIKILKNHPSYARQGQIEVSILSRLSQENADEFNFVRAYECFQHKSHTCLVFEMLEQNLYDFLKQNKFSPLPLKYIRPILQQVLTALLKLKQLGLIHADLKPENIMLVDPVRQPYRVKVIDFGSASHVSKAVCNTYLQSRYYRAPEIILGLPYCEAIDMWSLGCVVAELFLGWPLYPGSSEYDQIRYISQTQGLPTEHMLNNASKTTKFFYRDMDSTYPFWRLKTPEEHEAETGIKSKEARKYIFNCLDDIGQVNVPTDLEGGQLLAEKADRREFIDLLKRMLTMDQVERRITPGEALNHAFVTLAHLVDYAHCNNVKASVQMMEVCRRAGDFTASPAHHQAPPAPQPPPPTSLVANFVPTTNGSAVTFTFNNQLTNQVQRLVREHRTAQTGYDNLYQIYSNSSRRATQYSSSSSGSNSGRSGVHDFPHQLVPGLLCHPPSYQTMPSPAKHVVVAQPPQAQQGPLQIQPSIISQQAVAAAAAAAQQQYAAVPVSMVETGRQMLLTNAVQTSWPGGSRQMAAIVPSWQQLPPQHAAIQQPLLSDAGDWGRPLIVDSSAILQDQRPVFPVTEVYNTSALVEHPPQGWGKRSVTKHHQHHVTVPQQSQHRHEHKKETQQLSPVKKRVKESTPPSNTRRHSPSSGHWQQQPMQQHHHSSKHSSSHNVEHHQVTSGRQQTITIHDTPSPAVSVITISDSDDETPGKCCGDQQCGACQNLATRLSGDGHPVREEVIRSTQSTPRAVQPIQQTHSSSQSHTNGHATTHSTSQRSQRKNIISCVTVGDSDGEASPGRAHNHLYQHLPQHAQHQQTTQLIKHEPQQQHHVSSSSSGYSSQSQKKRLLAKVQSECNMVNVATKPEPGVEYLAPHPCHAPACKEPPTYQYVTTSSAHPHLQEQHIVYTTGTDKRVSWPGKRAEYKHEYVQPPAAHSRDHQKWAVANTVHQYRQSQVVGSAAHPGHTHSHHGHPAHLSPGGGGGGRSPAGGPVIGSAQHLGQPLYQEYAHVRSRAHAVPPPVYVTAAPSQAPTAIQQQQVPTYQGFTPGWVPRHLVDACISSPLTLYDSSRALPPPAHHSSARPLLASHAAHPLPAHMQPTAVYGLAPLSPAKHQYQPSGLWFTE from the exons ATGCCTTTTGAGAGCCGCTGGCCCGAATCAGCGTGGAACCATACAAAGGCACAT GGAATGTGTGACATGTTCATCCAAACACAGCAGACGAGTAGCGTCAacggcagcagcagcagcagcagcagcagcagtaACAACACCGTTCACCACCACAGCAAGAAACGCAAGTTGGAGTACAACGTGAGTCAGCCGGTGATCCAACACGCATTGGTTCAATCGACCGGCGACTACCAATTAGACAATACCGGTCTGCAACAACGGTACTCCGTGAACGGTGCTAATACCGCATTTAGCTCGCTGCACAACAATAATGCGCTGCAGAAGAGTAGCCCGAACCAACAGACCCTGGTACGAGCCTCGACGATCAAGCTCTTAGACACGTACCAACGCTGTGGCCAGAAG AGAAAAACCTGGTCGAGGGAGGGTAATGGTGACGGCCTGGCAGTCCACTCCGCCAACGCGACGAACGCAGTGGGTAGTACTGTAGTGTCGCAACATCATAAtcaacagcaacagcagctgcaacaacaacagcagcagcaacaacaacaacaacacaAGCAGACAGGAATGACGGCACATAGCAAGCAAGTAACCAACGCTGCCAATGGAGGCGGTGGCAGCAACCCCCAAGGGGATGGAGATTACCAGTTGGTACAGCACGAGGTTCTCTATTCTATGACTAATCAATATGAAGTCCTCGAGTTTTTGGGCAGAGGTACTTTTGGACAG GTCGTAAAATGCTGGAAAAAGGGAACCAATGAAATAGTTGCCATCAAAATTCTGAAGAACCATCCATCTTATGCGCGCCAAGGGCAGATTGAG GTCTCCATCCTGTCTCGACTCAGTCAGGAAAATGCGGATGAGTTCAACTTTGTGCGCGCTTATGAGTGCTTTCAGCACAAATCCCATACCTGCTTGGTCTTTGAGATGTTAGAACAGAATCTGTATGATTTCCTGAAACAGAATAAATTTTCACCCCTACCCCTCAAATATATCAGACCGATTCTTCAACAAGTACTCACCGCTCTTTTGAAACTTAAG CAATTGGGGTTAATTCACGCAGACCTTAAGCCTGAAAACATTATGTTGGTGGATCCAGTTCGTCAGCCTTATCGTGTAAAAGTTATTGATTTTGGGTCAGCTTCCCATGTATCTAAAGCTGTCTGCAACACGTATTTACAATCGCGATACTACCGTGCACCTGAAATTATACTTGGACTTCCATATTGTGAAGCAATAGATATGTGGTCGCTCGGCTGTGTGGTTGCCGAATTGTTTTTAGGATGGCCTCTATACCCTGGTAGTTCAGAATACGATCAGATTCGATACATAAGTCAGACGCAAGGCCTACCAACGGAACACATGTTAAACAATGCCAGCAAAACAACAAAATTCTTTTACAGAGACATGGACA GTACATATCCATTTTGGCGATTAAAAACACCGGAAGAGCATGAGGCTGAAACTGGTATTAAATCAAAGGAAGCGAGgaagtatatttttaactGTCTAGATGATATTGGTCAAGTTAATGTCCCGACTGATTTGGAGGGTGGTCAACTTTTGGCAGAAAAAGCAGATAGAAGAGAGTTCATTGACCTCTTGAAGAGGATGCTCACAATGGACCAGGTA GAGCGCCGCATAACACCTGGGGAGGCTCTGAACCATGCCTTTGTTACGCTGGCCCATTTAGTCGATTATGCACATTGTAACAATGTTAAGGCTTCCGTCCAAATGATGGAGGTTTGCCGACGAGCTGGCGACTTCACTGCAAGTCCAGCACATCATCAAGCTCCTCCAGCACCTCAACCACCACCACCAACATCATTGGTAGCTAATTTCGTGCCGACGACAAATGGTAGTGCCGTAACTTTCACCTTCAACAACCAGTTGACCAATCAAGTACAGCGATTGGTTAGGGAACATCGGACTGCGCAAACAGGATATGATAATCTG TATCAAATATACAGTAACAGTAGTCGCCGTGCGACTCAGTACAGTAGCTCGTCAAGTGGATCAAATAGCGGACGAAGTGGAGTGCACGACTTTCCACATCAATTGGTGCCTGGTCTACTTTGTCATCCACCCAGTTATCAGACGATGCCAAGTCCTGCAAAACACGTAGTTGTTGCTCAA CCTCCACAAGCGCAACAAGGTCCGTTACAAATCCAACCATCGATTATATCGCAGCAGGCTGTTGCTGCTGCAGCTGCAGCTGCCCAACAACAGTATGCAGCAGTTCCCGTATCTATGGTGGAAACTGGACGACAAATGTTACTAACC AACGCTGTACAAACCTCTTGGCCTGGTGGAAGTCGTCAAATGGCCGCTATCGTACCATCTTGGCAGCAGTTACCACCGCAACATGCAGCCATACAGCAGCCATTACTGAGTGATGCCGGAGATTGGGGAAGGCCTCTTATTGTCGATAGCTCTGCTATTCTACAG GATCAGAGGCCAGTATTTCCTGTCACGGAAGTATACAATACCAGTGCCCTTGTTGAGCATCCTCCTCAAGGTTGGGGCAAGCGTAGTGTTACGAAACATCATCAACATCATGTAACTGTACCTCAGCAGTCTCAACATAGGCACGAGCATAAAAAGGAAACGCAGCAGTTAAGTCCAGTGAAAAAGAGGGTAAAAGAAAGTACTCCACCGAGCAACACGAGACGGCATTCACCTTCCAGCGGTCATTGGCAACAGCAACCCATGCAGCAACACCATCACAGCAGCAAACACAGCAGTAGTCATAATGTAGAACACCATCAAGTTACATCTGGTCGGCAGCAAACTATTACAATTCACGATACACCATCACCAGCAGTTTCTGTTATCACGATAAGTGATAGCGACGATGAAACACCGGGCAAGTG CTGTGGAGATCAGCAATGTGGAGCCTGTCAAAATTTGGCAACTCGCCTGTCTGGCGATGGACATCCAGTCCGCGAGGAAGTCATTCGAAG TACGCAGTCAACACCACGCGCGGTTCAACCAATACAGCAAACCCATTCAAGTAGTCAGTCGCATACTAACGGCCACGCAACAACGCATAGTACATCTCAAAGATCGcaacgaaaaaatattatcagtTGTGTAACTGTCGGTGACAGCGATGGCGAAGCTAGTCCAGGTCGAGCGCATAATCATCTATACCAACATTTACCGCAACATGCTCAGCATCAACAAACTACGCAGTTAATTAAACACGAACCCCAACAGCAACATCACGTCAGCAG TAGCAGTTCTGGATATTCGTCTCAATCGCAAAAGAAACGTTTATTGGCCAAAGTACAGTCCGAATGCAATATGGTGAATGTTGCGACAAAACCGGAGCCCGGCGTTGAGTACCTTGCACCACATCCGTGTCACGCGCCAGCCTGTAAAGAGCCACCGACCTATCag TATGTGACCACGAGTAGCGCGCATCCTCACCTTCAAGAGCAACACATTGTGTATACGACCGGCACGGACAAGCGGGTATCATGGCCTGGAAAGAGAGCTGAATACAAACACGAGTACGTTCAACCACCGGCTGCTCATTCCAGAGACCACCAGAAATGGGCGGTAGCGAATACTGTGCATCAGTATAG GCAGAGTCAGGTGGTGGGTTCGGCAGCCCATCCGGGACATACCCACAGTCACCATGGGCATCCGGCCCACCTCAGTCCTGGGGGCGGTGGCGGGGGCAGAAGTCCTGCAGGGGGGCCTGTAATAGGAAGTGCCCAGCATCTGGGACAGCCCCTGTACCAGGAGTACGCCCATGTGCGTTCAAGAGCCCATGCCGTGCCACCCCCGGTATACGTAACGGCCGCGCCTTCTCAGGCTCCCACTGCTATCCAGCAGCAACAAGTGCCCACCTATCAGGGATTCACACCCGGGTGGGTACCTAGACACCTAGTTGATGCATGCAT CTCGTCTCCATTAACGTTGTATGATTCTAGTCGAGCGTTGCCACCACCAGCTCATCACAGCTCGGCCAGACCGTTGCTGGCAAGTCATGCAGCGCATCCACTGCCTGCACATATGCAGCCAACAGCCGTTTATGGATTGGCCCCACTTTCACCGGCAAAACATCAATATCAACCTTCTGGTTTGTGGTTCACCGAGTAA
- the LOC126869053 gene encoding homeodomain-interacting protein kinase 2 isoform X7 yields the protein MPFESRWPESAWNHTKAHGMCDMFIQTQQTSSVNGSSSSSSSSSNNTVHHHSKKRKLEYNVSQPVIQHALVQSTGDYQLDNTGLQQRYSVNGANTAFSSLHNNNALQKSSPNQQTLVRASTIKLLDTYQRCGQKRKTWSREGNGDGLAVHSANATNAVGSTVVSQHHNQQQQQLQQQQQQQQQQQHKQTGMTAHSKQVTNAANGGGGSNPQGDGDYQLVQHEVLYSMTNQYEVLEFLGRGTFGQVVKCWKKGTNEIVAIKILKNHPSYARQGQIEVSILSRLSQENADEFNFVRAYECFQHKSHTCLVFEMLEQNLYDFLKQNKFSPLPLKYIRPILQQVLTALLKLKQLGLIHADLKPENIMLVDPVRQPYRVKVIDFGSASHVSKAVCNTYLQSRYYRAPEIILGLPYCEAIDMWSLGCVVAELFLGWPLYPGSSEYDQIRYISQTQGLPTEHMLNNASKTTKFFYRDMDSTYPFWRLKTPEEHEAETGIKSKEARKYIFNCLDDIGQVNVPTDLEGGQLLAEKADRREFIDLLKRMLTMDQVERRITPGEALNHAFVTLAHLVDYAHCNNVKASVQMMEVCRRAGDFTASPAHHQAPPAPQPPPPTSLVANFVPTTNGSAVTFTFNNQLTNQVQRLVREHRTAQTGYDNLYQIYSNSSRRATQYSSSSSGSNSGRSGVHDFPHQLVPGLLCHPPSYQTMPSPAKHVVVAQPPQAQQGPLQIQPSIISQQAVAAAAAAAQQQYAAVPVSMVETGRQMLLTNAVQTSWPGGSRQMAAIVPSWQQLPPQHAAIQQPLLSDAGDWGRPLIVDSSAILQDQRPVFPVTEVYNTSALVEHPPQGWGKRSVTKHHQHHVTVPQQSQHRHEHKKETQQLSPVKKRVKESTPPSNTRRHSPSSGHWQQQPMQQHHHSSKHSSSHNVEHHQVTSGRQQTITIHDTPSPAVSVITISDSDDETPGKCCGDQQCGACQNLATRLSGDGHPVREEVIRSTQSTPRAVQPIQQTHSSSQSHTNGHATTHSTSQRSQRKNIISCVTVGDSDGEASPGRAHNHLYQHLPQHAQHQQTTQLIKHEPQQQHHVSSSSGYSSQSQKKRLLAKVQSECNMVNVATKPEPGVEYLAPHPCHAPACKEPPTYQDDAYDMHDYFLQYVTTSSAHPHLQEQHIVYTTGTDKRVSWPGKRAEYKHEYVQPPAAHSRDHQKWAVANTVHQYRQSQVVGSAAHPGHTHSHHGHPAHLSPGGGGGGRSPAGGPVIGSAQHLGQPLYQEYAHVRSRAHAVPPPVYVTAAPSQAPTAIQQQQVPTYQGFTPGSSPLTLYDSSRALPPPAHHSSARPLLASHAAHPLPAHMQPTAVYGLAPLSPAKHQYQPSGLWFTE from the exons ATGCCTTTTGAGAGCCGCTGGCCCGAATCAGCGTGGAACCATACAAAGGCACAT GGAATGTGTGACATGTTCATCCAAACACAGCAGACGAGTAGCGTCAacggcagcagcagcagcagcagcagcagcagtaACAACACCGTTCACCACCACAGCAAGAAACGCAAGTTGGAGTACAACGTGAGTCAGCCGGTGATCCAACACGCATTGGTTCAATCGACCGGCGACTACCAATTAGACAATACCGGTCTGCAACAACGGTACTCCGTGAACGGTGCTAATACCGCATTTAGCTCGCTGCACAACAATAATGCGCTGCAGAAGAGTAGCCCGAACCAACAGACCCTGGTACGAGCCTCGACGATCAAGCTCTTAGACACGTACCAACGCTGTGGCCAGAAG AGAAAAACCTGGTCGAGGGAGGGTAATGGTGACGGCCTGGCAGTCCACTCCGCCAACGCGACGAACGCAGTGGGTAGTACTGTAGTGTCGCAACATCATAAtcaacagcaacagcagctgcaacaacaacagcagcagcaacaacaacaacaacacaAGCAGACAGGAATGACGGCACATAGCAAGCAAGTAACCAACGCTGCCAATGGAGGCGGTGGCAGCAACCCCCAAGGGGATGGAGATTACCAGTTGGTACAGCACGAGGTTCTCTATTCTATGACTAATCAATATGAAGTCCTCGAGTTTTTGGGCAGAGGTACTTTTGGACAG GTCGTAAAATGCTGGAAAAAGGGAACCAATGAAATAGTTGCCATCAAAATTCTGAAGAACCATCCATCTTATGCGCGCCAAGGGCAGATTGAG GTCTCCATCCTGTCTCGACTCAGTCAGGAAAATGCGGATGAGTTCAACTTTGTGCGCGCTTATGAGTGCTTTCAGCACAAATCCCATACCTGCTTGGTCTTTGAGATGTTAGAACAGAATCTGTATGATTTCCTGAAACAGAATAAATTTTCACCCCTACCCCTCAAATATATCAGACCGATTCTTCAACAAGTACTCACCGCTCTTTTGAAACTTAAG CAATTGGGGTTAATTCACGCAGACCTTAAGCCTGAAAACATTATGTTGGTGGATCCAGTTCGTCAGCCTTATCGTGTAAAAGTTATTGATTTTGGGTCAGCTTCCCATGTATCTAAAGCTGTCTGCAACACGTATTTACAATCGCGATACTACCGTGCACCTGAAATTATACTTGGACTTCCATATTGTGAAGCAATAGATATGTGGTCGCTCGGCTGTGTGGTTGCCGAATTGTTTTTAGGATGGCCTCTATACCCTGGTAGTTCAGAATACGATCAGATTCGATACATAAGTCAGACGCAAGGCCTACCAACGGAACACATGTTAAACAATGCCAGCAAAACAACAAAATTCTTTTACAGAGACATGGACA GTACATATCCATTTTGGCGATTAAAAACACCGGAAGAGCATGAGGCTGAAACTGGTATTAAATCAAAGGAAGCGAGgaagtatatttttaactGTCTAGATGATATTGGTCAAGTTAATGTCCCGACTGATTTGGAGGGTGGTCAACTTTTGGCAGAAAAAGCAGATAGAAGAGAGTTCATTGACCTCTTGAAGAGGATGCTCACAATGGACCAGGTA GAGCGCCGCATAACACCTGGGGAGGCTCTGAACCATGCCTTTGTTACGCTGGCCCATTTAGTCGATTATGCACATTGTAACAATGTTAAGGCTTCCGTCCAAATGATGGAGGTTTGCCGACGAGCTGGCGACTTCACTGCAAGTCCAGCACATCATCAAGCTCCTCCAGCACCTCAACCACCACCACCAACATCATTGGTAGCTAATTTCGTGCCGACGACAAATGGTAGTGCCGTAACTTTCACCTTCAACAACCAGTTGACCAATCAAGTACAGCGATTGGTTAGGGAACATCGGACTGCGCAAACAGGATATGATAATCTG TATCAAATATACAGTAACAGTAGTCGCCGTGCGACTCAGTACAGTAGCTCGTCAAGTGGATCAAATAGCGGACGAAGTGGAGTGCACGACTTTCCACATCAATTGGTGCCTGGTCTACTTTGTCATCCACCCAGTTATCAGACGATGCCAAGTCCTGCAAAACACGTAGTTGTTGCTCAA CCTCCACAAGCGCAACAAGGTCCGTTACAAATCCAACCATCGATTATATCGCAGCAGGCTGTTGCTGCTGCAGCTGCAGCTGCCCAACAACAGTATGCAGCAGTTCCCGTATCTATGGTGGAAACTGGACGACAAATGTTACTAACC AACGCTGTACAAACCTCTTGGCCTGGTGGAAGTCGTCAAATGGCCGCTATCGTACCATCTTGGCAGCAGTTACCACCGCAACATGCAGCCATACAGCAGCCATTACTGAGTGATGCCGGAGATTGGGGAAGGCCTCTTATTGTCGATAGCTCTGCTATTCTACAG GATCAGAGGCCAGTATTTCCTGTCACGGAAGTATACAATACCAGTGCCCTTGTTGAGCATCCTCCTCAAGGTTGGGGCAAGCGTAGTGTTACGAAACATCATCAACATCATGTAACTGTACCTCAGCAGTCTCAACATAGGCACGAGCATAAAAAGGAAACGCAGCAGTTAAGTCCAGTGAAAAAGAGGGTAAAAGAAAGTACTCCACCGAGCAACACGAGACGGCATTCACCTTCCAGCGGTCATTGGCAACAGCAACCCATGCAGCAACACCATCACAGCAGCAAACACAGCAGTAGTCATAATGTAGAACACCATCAAGTTACATCTGGTCGGCAGCAAACTATTACAATTCACGATACACCATCACCAGCAGTTTCTGTTATCACGATAAGTGATAGCGACGATGAAACACCGGGCAAGTG CTGTGGAGATCAGCAATGTGGAGCCTGTCAAAATTTGGCAACTCGCCTGTCTGGCGATGGACATCCAGTCCGCGAGGAAGTCATTCGAAG TACGCAGTCAACACCACGCGCGGTTCAACCAATACAGCAAACCCATTCAAGTAGTCAGTCGCATACTAACGGCCACGCAACAACGCATAGTACATCTCAAAGATCGcaacgaaaaaatattatcagtTGTGTAACTGTCGGTGACAGCGATGGCGAAGCTAGTCCAGGTCGAGCGCATAATCATCTATACCAACATTTACCGCAACATGCTCAGCATCAACAAACTACGCAGTTAATTAAACACGAACCCCAACAGCAACATCACGTCAGCAG CAGTTCTGGATATTCGTCTCAATCGCAAAAGAAACGTTTATTGGCCAAAGTACAGTCCGAATGCAATATGGTGAATGTTGCGACAAAACCGGAGCCCGGCGTTGAGTACCTTGCACCACATCCGTGTCACGCGCCAGCCTGTAAAGAGCCACCGACCTATCag GATGATGCCTATGACATGCATGACTACTTCTTGCAGTATGTGACCACGAGTAGCGCGCATCCTCACCTTCAAGAGCAACACATTGTGTATACGACCGGCACGGACAAGCGGGTATCATGGCCTGGAAAGAGAGCTGAATACAAACACGAGTACGTTCAACCACCGGCTGCTCATTCCAGAGACCACCAGAAATGGGCGGTAGCGAATACTGTGCATCAGTATAG GCAGAGTCAGGTGGTGGGTTCGGCAGCCCATCCGGGACATACCCACAGTCACCATGGGCATCCGGCCCACCTCAGTCCTGGGGGCGGTGGCGGGGGCAGAAGTCCTGCAGGGGGGCCTGTAATAGGAAGTGCCCAGCATCTGGGACAGCCCCTGTACCAGGAGTACGCCCATGTGCGTTCAAGAGCCCATGCCGTGCCACCCCCGGTATACGTAACGGCCGCGCCTTCTCAGGCTCCCACTGCTATCCAGCAGCAACAAGTGCCCACCTATCAGGGATTCACACCCGG CTCGTCTCCATTAACGTTGTATGATTCTAGTCGAGCGTTGCCACCACCAGCTCATCACAGCTCGGCCAGACCGTTGCTGGCAAGTCATGCAGCGCATCCACTGCCTGCACATATGCAGCCAACAGCCGTTTATGGATTGGCCCCACTTTCACCGGCAAAACATCAATATCAACCTTCTGGTTTGTGGTTCACCGAGTAA